The following proteins come from a genomic window of Salvia hispanica cultivar TCC Black 2014 chromosome 4, UniMelb_Shisp_WGS_1.0, whole genome shotgun sequence:
- the LOC125220585 gene encoding clathrin coat assembly protein AP180-like, translating to MVALKSLMLVLRIFQDGDPYFPREVFHAMKRGAKILNLSSFRDESSSSSPWDFTSFVRTFALYLDERLECFLTGKLQRRRHVNGPVKESPTYQRVTTRGRRNSEPVLDMKPAMLLDRITYWQRLLDRAIAPGQRERPGSTDWSKRA from the coding sequence ATGGTGGCCCTCAAGTCTTTGATGCTCGTACTCCGGATCTTTCAGGACggcgatccctacttccctcgGGAGGTCTTCCACGCCATGAAACGTGGCGCGAAGATCCTCAACCTCTCCTCGTTCCGAGACGAGTCGAGCTCGAGCAGCCCGTGGGACTTCACGTCCTTCGTCCGGACCTTCGCCCTCTACCTAGACGAGCGCCTCGAGTGCTTCCTCACGGGCAAGCTCCAACGGAGAAGGCACGTTAACGGGCCGGTCAAGGAGAGCCCGACCTACCAGCGGGTCACGACCCGTGGCAGGCGGAATAGCGAGCCGGTTTTAGATATGAAACCGGCTATGCTCCTCGACCGGATCACGTACTGGCAACGGCTGCTCGACCGGGCCATCGCCCCCGGCCAACGGGAGAGGCCCGGATCAACCGATTGGTCCAAACGTGCTTAG
- the LOC125224075 gene encoding phosphatidylinositol 3,4,5-trisphosphate 3-phosphatase and protein-tyrosine-phosphatase PTEN2A-like, whose protein sequence is MSSESSDSTNVPDTKSAEKNMSTPVESDPNNSERDAPSKFSASGISTWAKNLKIPQPFTGTQEPSPSGNSGKSTFSRFTSGFGLSPKSPQSEESSGAASPTTPTGIFGTITKGLVDSSKNAVKAVQVKARHVVSQNKRRYQDGGFDLDMTYITENIIAMGFPAGDMSSGFFGYVEGIYRNHMEEVIRFFETYHKDKYKVYNLCSERLYDASLFEGKVASFPFDDHNCPPIQLIIAFCRSAYSWLKEDIENVVVVHCKAGMARTGLMISSLLLYLKFFPTAEESIDYYNQKRCIDGKGLVLPSQIRYVKYFERILAYFNGENQPGRRCILRGFRLHRCPFWIRPSITVSDHNGVLFSTKKHPRTKDLSSEDFWFSAPKKGIMVFALPGEPGLTELAGDFKVHFHDGQGDFYCWLNTTMIENRKVLNTGDLDGFDKRKLPSPGFQVEVVLVDYDPAAAPAKPPSETSENSGANSAPKPTHGPVEEPTAAAAAAKDSKKDKDDEFSDSDSEESTPSKSSQTGASSQSPGSVTAKDAPAQSNADLNEIANLTRKTEQVALGSSAATPAGTGKETGSSVGEVSEFKAMAADASIFTFGDEDDDESD, encoded by the exons ATGAGCTCGGAATCTTCTGACTCTACTAATGTGCCAGATACCAAGTCtgcagaaaaaaatatgtcaaCTCCTGTGGAATCTGATCCAAATAATTCTGAACGTGATGCACCATCGAAATTCTCAGCTTCTGGAATCTCCACTTGGgcaaaaaatctgaaaatccCCCAGCCATTTACTGGAACACAGGAACCATCACCTTCTGGAAACTCTGGGAAGTCGACCTTTTCACGTTTTACTAGTGGTTTTGGATTGTCTCCCAAGTCTCCTCAATCAGAAGAAAGTTCTGGTGCTGCTTCACCAACTACGCCAACGGGTATATTTGGAACCATTACAAAAGGATTAGTCGACTCATCTAAGAATGCAGTCAAGGCTGTGCAGGTCAAAGCCCGCCATGTTGTATCTCAAAATAAGCGAAGATACCAG GATGGAGGATTTGATCTAGACATGACCTATATCACAGAGAATATAATTGCAATGGGCTTCCCCGCTGGTGATATGAGCTCTGGTTTTTTTGGATATGTTGAG GGAATATATCGTAACCACATGGAGGAAGTAATTAGATTCTTTGAAACTTACCACAAG GACAAATACAAAGTGTACAACCTTTGTTCTGAAAGATTATATGATGCCTCTTTATTTGAGGGAAAG GTTGCTAGTTTTCCATTTGATGACCATAACTGCCCTCCTATTCAACTGATCATCGCATTTTGCCGAAGTGCATATTCATGGTTAAAGGAAGATATTGAAAATGTCGTGGTCGTGCATTGTAAAGCTGGGATGGCCAGGACAGGATTGATGATTTCTAGTCTTCTTCTGTATCTGAAG TTCTTCCCCACAGCTGAAGAATCAATCGACTATTACAATCAGAAAAGATGTATTGATGGTAAAGGGCTTGTTCTGCCGAGCCAGATC AGATATGTCAAGTATTTTGAACGCATTCTAGCTTACTTCAATGGGGAAAACCAGCCGGGTCGTAG ATGCATTCTTAGAGGATTCCGGCTGCATAGATGCCCGTTCTGGATTAGGCCGTCCATTACAGTATCTGATCATAATG GTGTGCTCTTCTCGACCAAAAAGCACCCAAGAACCAAAGATTTATCG TCGGAAGATTTTTGGTTTAGTGCACCTAAGAAAGGAATTATGGTGTTTGCCCTTCCCGGAGAACCTGGCCTAACAGAGTTGGCTGGTGATTTCAAGGTCCATTTTCATGATGGCCAAGGAGACTTCTATTG CTGGTTGAATACAACAATGATTGAAAATCGTAAAGTCTTAAACACAGGTGATCTCGATGGATTTGATAAG CGAAAATTGCCATCACCCGGCTTTCAAGTTGAAGTAGTTCTTGTGGATTATGATCCCGCTGCTGCTCCTGCAAAGCCTCCATCAGAGACCAGTGAAAATTCTGGTGCCAATTCAGCGCCAAAACCAACCCATGGTCCAGTCGAGGAACCCACAGCTGCAGCTGCAGCTGCGAAGGACTCAAAGAAAGATAAAGACGATGAGTTCTCCGACAGCGACTCTGAGGAATCCACGCCCTCAAAATCCAGCCAAACTGGAGCCTCTTCCCAATCTCCTGGATCTGTGACTGCAAAAGATGCCCCAGCTCAGAGCAATGCCGATCTGaatgaaattgcaaatttgaCACGCAAGACTGAACAGGTCGCTTTAGGATCTTCAGCTGCTACGCCTGCTGGGACGGGGAAGGAAACTGGCAGCTCAGTCGGGGAGGTAAGCGAGTTCAAGGCGATGGCTGCTGATGCATCGATATTTACGTTTGGTGACGAGGATGACGATGAAAGCGACTAA
- the LOC125219585 gene encoding adhesive plaque matrix protein-like → MFNKVKPSSSSSHYPSHSPMSASAIQGQLLEVTVVGCNKLKDTEWISRQDPYVFLEYGSTKFRTRTCTDGGKNPTFQEKFVFTLIEGMREMSVLVWNSNTVTFDDYIGSGKVPLQKALSEGYDDTPWPIQDKRGRHAGEVRLIIHYANAKKPAKAHAPSAPSYASAPPYLAPPPAASYPPASYPPAPQYPSYPPNSAAYPPTQQHQPAAAAYPPTYPPQSVYPPPPTQQGPYYYPPAAYPPGTTYPPAPYPPPY, encoded by the exons ATGTTTAACAAAGTCAAGCCATCGTCATCATCTTCGCACTACCCATCGCATTCTCCCATGTCAGCCTCCGCCATCCAAGGTCAACTTCTCGAGGTCACAG TTGTTGGCTGTAACAAATTGAAAGACACTGAATGGATTTCACGGCAAGATCCCTACGTTTTTCTCGAGTATGGAAGCACTAAATTTCGCACCCGAACTTGCACAG ATGGAGGGAAAAACCCTACTTTTCAGGAGAAATTTGTGTTTACTTTGATAGAAGGGATGCGGGAGATGAGCGTGCTAGTCTGGAACAGCAATACTGTCACTTTCGATGATTATATCGGCAGCGGAAA GGTTCCATTGCAGAAAGCTTTATCCGAGGGCTATGACGATACCCCATGGCCTATCCAGGACAAAAGAGGGAG GCATGCTGGAGAAGTTCGATTGATAATCCACTATGCTAATGCCAAA AAGCCAGCTAAAGCACATGCTCCATCAGCTCCATCATATGCAAGTGCACCTCCGTATTTAGCACCTCCACCTGCAGCTTCTTATCCCCCGGCAAGCTATCCTCCAGCACCTCAGTATCCTTCCTACCCTCCAAATTCTGCTGCATATCCACCTACACAACAACACCAACCAGCTGCTGCTGCTTATCCACCAACTTATCCGCCACAGTCGGTCTATCCCCCTCCCCCTACTCAGCAGGGCCCATATTACTACCCTCCAG CTGCATATCCACCAGGTACTACATATCCTCCAGCTCCGTATCCTCCACCGTATTGA